One genomic region from Candidatus Chlorobium masyuteum encodes:
- a CDS encoding DUF3800 domain-containing protein, which produces MSRYVAYIDESGDPNFGEGASETIVVCAIVLERDRLLELSHVISEIKTSYGMEELKSKQVRSFEQRYDICRQLLASTFRILTIRVVKKSLQGDWFRYRSTFYKYIQSLLNHELFQLFGSINVTLDRYGSSDYQRSLSKYLVGRMQEELFEPELLIDSAKDNEFIQASDILAGSIRKALEDDFDKSERDQLLTLIKPSWVRRLDLPREGHYLTAIPASEMFNACMEEAKRYLECHAASSDEPKVKALEYLYYSAIDGSSEYIYTQEILEWLQTYGIILSEEQFRKDVTAALRDEGLIIVGSRKGIKIPVSSEDIRDYIKFSVNLAHPVLRRLKLALTFVSARTTLRDVDSLLSDEMRAILDEVNA; this is translated from the coding sequence ATGAGTAGATATGTCGCTTACATTGATGAATCCGGTGACCCGAATTTTGGGGAAGGTGCATCAGAGACAATTGTCGTGTGCGCCATTGTTCTTGAACGAGATCGCCTTTTGGAGCTGTCCCATGTGATTTCGGAAATAAAGACATCATACGGAATGGAAGAGCTCAAGTCAAAGCAAGTACGTTCTTTTGAGCAGAGATACGATATTTGTCGGCAGCTACTTGCCTCAACGTTCAGAATTCTTACCATACGTGTGGTTAAGAAATCGCTTCAAGGAGATTGGTTTCGTTATCGTTCCACATTCTACAAGTACATTCAGAGTTTATTGAATCATGAACTTTTCCAGTTGTTCGGTTCCATAAATGTAACGCTTGACAGGTATGGGAGTTCGGATTATCAACGCTCCTTATCGAAGTATCTTGTCGGCAGGATGCAGGAGGAGCTGTTCGAGCCCGAGCTATTAATTGATTCCGCCAAGGATAATGAGTTTATACAAGCAAGTGATATTCTGGCTGGCTCTATCCGAAAAGCCTTGGAGGATGATTTTGATAAATCTGAGCGTGATCAATTACTCACCCTTATAAAGCCTTCTTGGGTTAGACGTTTAGATCTTCCCCGTGAAGGTCATTATTTGACAGCCATACCTGCAAGTGAAATGTTTAATGCATGTATGGAAGAAGCTAAGCGATACCTTGAGTGTCATGCCGCAAGTTCGGATGAGCCAAAGGTCAAGGCGCTTGAGTATCTTTACTACTCAGCAATCGACGGATCCAGTGAATACATATACACCCAAGAGATTCTTGAATGGCTCCAGACATATGGTATCATTCTCAGCGAGGAACAATTTCGAAAAGATGTAACTGCTGCGTTGCGGGATGAAGGGCTCATTATTGTTGGTAGCAGAAAGGGGATCAAGATACCAGTGAGTTCAGAAGACATCAGGGACTATATAAAATTCAGTGTCAATCTTGCACATCCAGTGCTGAGGAGGTTGAAGCTTGCACTCACTTTTGTTTCTGCAAGAACCACTTTAAGGGATGTAGACTCATTGTTAAGCGATGAGATGCGTGCTATCCTTGACGAAGTAAACGCCTGA